One genomic region from Prunus persica cultivar Lovell chromosome G3, Prunus_persica_NCBIv2, whole genome shotgun sequence encodes:
- the LOC109948206 gene encoding exopolygalacturonase-like encodes MGLKLKNVLPMFVFLLLASTAKAQSAALDVTSAKYGGKPGSDITQALEKAWTDACASTTPSKIVVPKGIFKFVGTTFKGPCKAAIEFQLQGTLQAPVDGSQLPKDDTWIGFDHVDGLTLSGGGTFDGQGAQSWKNNDCNKNRQCKSKHINLRFHVLTNSKILDVTSKDSKNFHVNLQKCEKVEINGFTVSAPKESMNTDGIHIGRSTGINITATTIVTGDDCISIGDGTKDLTVTNVTCGPGHGIAIGSLGRYPEEEPVSGINIKKCTLTDTTNGVRIKTWPASPIDSTASDIHFEDITMVNVGNPILIDQEYCPWNECKKGVPSKVKISNVSFKNIKGTCTDPVAVKLACSPGLPCENVELSDIDLKYTGDKGPITSVCSNVKPTITRVAQPLACATGAAAA; translated from the exons ATGGGtttgaaactgaaaaatgTCTTGCCAATGTTTGTGTTCTTGTTGTTAGCATCCACAGCTAAAGCTCAATCTGCTGCCTTAGATGTGACAAGTGCAAAATATGGTGGAAAGCCAGGCTCTGATATTACCCAG GCTTTAGAGAAGGCTTGGACAGACGCATGTGCATCAACAACACCAAGTAAAATTGTTGTTCCAAAGGGAATATTCAAGTTTGTAGGAACAACTTTTAAAGGTCCTTGCAAGGCTGCTATTGAGTTTCAGCTCCAAGGAACATTGCAGGCTCCAGTAGATGGCAGCCAGCTCCCGAAGGACGACACTTGGATTGGTTTTGACCACGTCGACGGGCTCACCTTGTCAGGTGGTGGAACTTTTGATGGCCAAGGAGCACAGTCTTGGAAAAACAATGATTGCAACAAAAATAGACAATGCAAATCTAAACACATT AATTTGAGGTTCCACGTACTCACCAATTCCAAAATTTTGGACGTAACTTCAAAAGATAGCAAAAATTTCCACGTCAATCTTCAGAAGTGCGAGAAGGTTGAAATCAATGGATTTACCGTCTCAGCACCTAAGGAAAGCATGAACACAGATGGAATTCACATCGGTCGTTCAACTGGGATCAACATCACTGCCACAACCATCGTAACTGGGGATGATTGTATTTCGATCGGTGACGGTACCAAGGACCTCACCGTGACCAACGTTACTTGCGGGCCTGGCCACGGCATAGCCATCGGGAGCCTTGGAAGGTACCCAGAGGAAGAACCCGTGTCCGGCATCAATATTAAGAAATGCACCTTGACTGATACAACGAATGGTGTGAGGATCAAAACATGGCCTGCTTCCCCAATAGATAGCACTGCCTCGGATATTCACTTTGAGGATATTACCATGGTTAATGTTGGTAACCCTATCCTCATTGACCAAGAGTACTGCCCATGGAACGAATGCAAAAAAGGG GTTCCTTCCAAAGTTAAGATCAGCAATGTTAGCTTCAAGAACATCAAGGGCACATGTACCGACCCAGTTGCTGTGAAGCTTGCATGCAGCCCAGGCCTGccatgtgagaatgtggaatTGAGTGACATTGATCTCAAGTATACTGGAGACAAAGGTCCTATTACCTCTGTGTGTTCTAATGTCAAGCCTACAATTACTCGCGTGGCACAGCCTCTTGCTTGTGCTACCGGCGCTGCTGCTGCTTGA